In Drosophila pseudoobscura strain MV-25-SWS-2005 chromosome 4, UCI_Dpse_MV25, whole genome shotgun sequence, the following proteins share a genomic window:
- the Boh2 gene encoding uncharacterized protein Boh2 has translation MQQQPGTPGAPNNSAASTTTSSGGDWASRGCNTPGCTVSTVVEKTKRKCSQFVSSPYVMPKPVLVNGTTSVFQVGGEMAKMVDIPSISNASGGDCGKPIYRIKPGTHAHVINFVLIDEGSDSLEKAMSGDQEAMRMVIDSQRESAIGKLNKMVACHRGAAVAAKPTSQPPPQPATPAASHVHVTTPQIHPDFSIASVEGAVPFTGAAKKPAAAPTVAPARAQARAPAPTAVASHPTPNSTLGRLQAEGLQLRRTVTLLEEAPRR, from the coding sequence atgcagcagcagcctggaACCCCCGGCGCACCCAACAACAGTGCAGCCTCGACCACGACGTCTTCCGGCGGGGACTGGGCGTCGCGCGGATGCAATACACCTGGATGCACAGTGTCCACCGTTGTGGAGAAGACCAAGCGCAAGTGCTCGCAGTTCGTGTCGTCGCCGTACGTGATGCCCAAGCCGGTGCTCGTCAACGGCACCACATCGGTGTTCCAGGTGGGGGGGGAGATGGCCAAGATGGTCGATATTCCATCGATTTCCAATGCCAGTGGCGGAGATTGCGGCAAGCCCATCTATCGCATCAAGCCGGGCACCCATGCCCACGTGATAAACTTTGTGCTCATCGACGAGGGCTCCGATTCGCTGGAGAAGGCCATGTCGGGCGACCAGGAGGCCATGCGCATGGTGATCGACTCCCAGCGTGAGTCCGCCATCGGCAAGCTGAACAAAATGGTGGCCTGCCACCGGGGTGCGGCTGTGGCGGCCAAACCAACCAGCCAGCCTCCCCCTCAGCCAGCCACTCCGGCGGCCAGCCACGTGCACGTGACTACGCCACAGATTCATCCAGACTTTTCGATTGCCAGTGTCGAGGGTGCTGTGCCCTTTACCGGCGCTGCCAAAAAACCAGCCGCCGCACCAACAGTGGCCCCAGCCCGCGCCCAAGCCcgcgcccccgcccccacagCAGTGGCCAGCCATCCAACGCCCAACTCAACTCTGGGCCGCCTGCAGGCCGAAGGTCTACAGCTGCGTCGCACTGTCACGCTTCTGGAGGAGGCCCCGCGCCGCTAA